The proteins below are encoded in one region of Alkalidesulfovibrio alkalitolerans DSM 16529:
- a CDS encoding L-2-amino-thiazoline-4-carboxylic acid hydrolase, with protein sequence MAAQNLTNLERRIIEAKALSSVFDILCARLDREQALSVICESTKRSAFDFGAAYARTAPDGPSLEHFATILDFWSAGDALRIAQVKLEEKSFSFKVTRCVYVERYREMGLADDLIYCLSCARDGAFAQAYSPCLSMERTQTISRGAPSCVFRFTWRT encoded by the coding sequence ATGGCCGCGCAGAACCTGACCAATCTCGAACGCAGGATCATCGAGGCCAAAGCCTTGTCATCGGTCTTTGATATCCTGTGCGCGCGCCTGGACCGGGAACAGGCTCTGTCCGTGATCTGCGAATCCACGAAGCGAAGCGCATTCGATTTCGGTGCGGCTTACGCCAGGACCGCTCCCGATGGACCGAGCCTGGAACATTTCGCCACGATTCTTGATTTCTGGAGTGCGGGCGACGCGCTGCGCATCGCTCAAGTTAAACTTGAAGAAAAATCCTTCTCCTTCAAGGTCACCCGGTGCGTCTACGTGGAGCGCTACCGCGAGATGGGCCTTGCGGACGATCTCATCTACTGCCTGTCCTGCGCCCGCGACGGCGCTTTCGCCCAGGCCTACTCTCCCTGCCTCTCCATGGAGCGCACGCAGACCATCAGCCGTGGCGCTCCTTCGTGCGTATTTCGCTTCACCTGGCGGACCTGA
- a CDS encoding pseudouridine synthase, translated as MPAPREPAKRGRAADNEDGSTALRLNKALAQAGVCSRRAADDLIFAGRVTVNGETVTEPGRRVDPGTDRVAVDGRPLAAPPPRHVYVLLHKPVGVVTTLSDPEGRPTVLALLPASMRKRRIVPVGRLDVMSEGLLLLTDDGELVNRMTHPRHHVPKTYALTVRGAVDEAALGTMRRGMRLAEGEKLAPVEARIVGRTRESTLLELVLRQGVNRQIRRMCRDLGLTVQKLKRTAIGPLALGDLGPGKARELTRGEIGRLRSALGLTA; from the coding sequence ATGCCCGCTCCCCGCGAACCGGCCAAGCGCGGCCGCGCGGCCGACAATGAGGATGGCTCGACCGCGTTGCGGCTGAACAAGGCCCTGGCCCAGGCCGGGGTCTGTTCGCGCCGCGCGGCCGACGACCTGATCTTCGCGGGCCGCGTGACCGTGAACGGCGAGACCGTGACCGAGCCCGGCCGCCGCGTCGATCCCGGCACGGACCGCGTGGCGGTAGACGGCCGTCCGCTGGCCGCACCGCCGCCGCGCCACGTCTACGTTCTTCTGCACAAGCCAGTGGGCGTGGTGACCACCCTTTCCGACCCCGAGGGACGACCCACAGTGCTTGCCCTGCTTCCCGCGAGCATGCGCAAGCGCCGGATCGTGCCCGTGGGGCGGCTCGACGTCATGTCCGAAGGGCTTTTGCTCCTGACTGACGACGGGGAACTGGTCAACCGCATGACCCATCCCCGCCACCACGTGCCCAAGACCTACGCCCTGACCGTGCGTGGGGCGGTGGACGAGGCGGCGCTTGGGACCATGCGCAGGGGCATGCGTCTGGCCGAAGGCGAAAAGCTCGCGCCCGTCGAGGCCAGGATCGTCGGTCGCACGCGAGAATCCACACTGCTCGAACTGGTGCTCAGGCAGGGGGTGAACCGTCAGATACGGCGCATGTGTCGCGATTTGGGCCTGACCGTGCAAAAACTCAAACGCACGGCCATCGGGCCGCTCGCGCTCGGCGACCTCGGCCCTGGCAAAGCTCGCGAACTCACCAGGGGCGAAATCGGCCGCCTGCGCTCGGCGCTCGGCCTTACTGCCTGA
- the yedF gene encoding sulfurtransferase-like selenium metabolism protein YedF, which yields MPEFDLDCQGLPCPEPVLRCKQCIEKDEPEGIRVTVDNEAAVQNVSRFLAAKGYAVAVDALGSGWLIVGSRGSDAKPCDCEVMGQDEIAAHAAPLARSVTVFVTADTIGRGDDELGGKLMLNFLATLNEMGDELWRIVLVNGGVKLACAGHPCLEKLNILANRGVSILVCGTCLDFYGLLDKRQVGETTNMLDVVTSLQLAAKVIQV from the coding sequence ATGCCTGAATTCGACCTGGACTGCCAGGGGCTTCCCTGCCCCGAACCCGTGTTGCGCTGCAAGCAGTGCATCGAAAAGGACGAGCCCGAGGGGATCAGGGTGACAGTGGACAACGAAGCAGCCGTGCAGAACGTGAGCCGCTTTCTGGCCGCGAAGGGCTACGCGGTGGCCGTGGACGCTCTGGGCTCGGGCTGGCTCATCGTGGGCTCGCGCGGCTCCGACGCCAAGCCCTGCGACTGCGAGGTCATGGGCCAGGATGAAATCGCGGCCCACGCCGCCCCGCTCGCCCGCTCGGTGACCGTCTTCGTCACCGCCGACACCATCGGCCGCGGCGATGACGAACTCGGCGGCAAGTTGATGCTGAATTTCCTGGCCACGCTCAACGAGATGGGCGACGAGTTGTGGCGCATCGTGCTGGTCAACGGCGGGGTCAAGCTGGCCTGCGCGGGGCACCCGTGCCTCGAAAAGCTCAATATCCTGGCCAATCGCGGCGTGTCCATCCTGGTTTGCGGCACCTGCCTCGACTTCTACGGCCTGCTCGACAAACGCCAGGTGGGCGAGACGACCAACATGCTCGACGTAGTCACGAGCCTGCAACTGGCCGCCAAGGTCATTCAGGTCTGA
- a CDS encoding TRASH domain-containing protein — protein MWKLIILLIAGFVLYKMFMGDKKKKDLDKKKETEKKAATGQMVKDPICGAFVPLDGDIRVREGENVHHFCSYDCRDKFIKRLEALHAEPNQDEKQQ, from the coding sequence ATGTGGAAATTGATAATTTTGCTGATTGCCGGATTCGTTCTTTATAAAATGTTCATGGGCGACAAGAAGAAAAAGGATCTGGACAAGAAGAAGGAAACCGAGAAAAAGGCCGCCACCGGCCAGATGGTCAAGGACCCCATCTGTGGGGCTTTCGTGCCTCTCGACGGCGACATCCGGGTGCGCGAGGGCGAGAACGTGCACCATTTCTGTAGCTACGACTGCCGCGACAAATTCATCAAGCGTCTTGAGGCCCTGCACGCCGAACCCAACCAGGATGAAAAGCAACAATGA
- a CDS encoding ABC transporter ATP-binding protein: MTLAKRMDAQYLRPRRTDAKHSHEGFPLVEEKKPHLQNWYLLKRCLRYFKPYTWRIVLAFACMGVVAAATGAAAYLVKPALDEIFINKQSQALYFLPPLFVLVIAAKGLGRFLQNYIMQSCGLEVLEQIRRELYAKMVRLPLRFFEDNQVGMLMSRIIYDVMSIRNSMPAVVMIVRQALTMLFLIGVVFYQNAFLAFWAVLVLPLAFYPFVYFGKKLRGLSRKNQVKLADISVFLQESFSGIRVVKAFANEDREKGRFEQENGRLIRIFRKEMIYNELSSPIMELVGALGIGLVIFYGGMQVISGESTPGTFFSFCAGLIMLYEPIKKMSESNKEIQRALAGAERVFEILDSPEISVERDGTRVFSGPLQELRFENVTFQYPGCDGPALDKVSFTVRAGETLALVGPSGSGKSTLVHLIPRFYLPSGGTIMLNGHALDEFTLDSLRLNIGMVSQDTFLFNTSVAENIAYGREALDMDKVQEAAKAAYAHEFILQLQQGYETIIGERGVKLSGGQKQRLTIARALLKNPPLLILDEATSALDTESERIVQKALENLMRNRTSIVIAHRLSTVLGADRILVMEKGRVIAEGRHDELLASCPLYRRLYSMQFMDMTEDGPRTCDQAVQAALG, from the coding sequence ATGACGCTTGCCAAGCGGATGGATGCGCAGTATCTCCGCCCCCGACGCACCGACGCAAAGCACTCTCACGAAGGATTTCCCCTGGTGGAAGAAAAAAAGCCCCATCTTCAAAACTGGTACCTCCTCAAACGCTGTCTCCGGTACTTCAAACCTTACACCTGGCGCATCGTCCTGGCCTTCGCATGCATGGGGGTCGTCGCGGCGGCTACCGGAGCGGCCGCCTATCTCGTCAAACCTGCCCTGGACGAAATATTCATCAACAAGCAAAGTCAGGCGCTGTATTTTCTGCCACCGCTTTTCGTGCTCGTCATCGCGGCCAAGGGACTGGGGCGCTTTCTGCAAAACTACATCATGCAGTCTTGCGGACTCGAAGTTTTGGAACAGATCAGGCGGGAGCTTTACGCCAAGATGGTCCGTCTGCCGCTTCGCTTCTTCGAGGACAACCAGGTGGGCATGCTCATGTCGCGCATCATCTACGACGTGATGTCCATCCGTAACTCCATGCCCGCCGTGGTCATGATCGTCCGCCAGGCGTTGACCATGCTTTTTCTCATCGGCGTGGTATTTTATCAGAACGCCTTCCTTGCCTTTTGGGCCGTGCTCGTCCTGCCGCTGGCCTTCTACCCCTTCGTGTATTTCGGAAAAAAACTCAGGGGGTTGAGCCGCAAGAACCAAGTCAAGCTGGCCGACATTTCCGTGTTTCTCCAGGAATCTTTCAGTGGCATCCGGGTGGTCAAGGCCTTTGCCAACGAGGATCGGGAGAAGGGACGGTTCGAGCAGGAAAACGGACGCCTGATCCGCATCTTCCGAAAGGAGATGATCTACAACGAGCTTTCCTCGCCGATCATGGAGCTCGTCGGCGCGCTAGGCATCGGCCTGGTCATCTTCTACGGTGGCATGCAGGTCATCAGCGGTGAATCGACTCCCGGCACCTTCTTCTCCTTTTGCGCCGGGCTAATCATGCTCTATGAGCCCATCAAGAAGATGAGCGAGTCGAACAAGGAGATCCAGCGTGCCCTGGCCGGAGCCGAGCGCGTCTTCGAAATTCTTGATTCCCCGGAGATCAGCGTCGAGCGCGATGGCACGCGCGTCTTTTCCGGACCGCTGCAGGAACTGCGTTTCGAAAACGTGACCTTCCAGTATCCCGGTTGCGACGGGCCCGCGCTCGACAAGGTCTCGTTCACCGTGCGCGCGGGGGAGACGCTGGCCCTGGTTGGCCCGTCGGGCTCCGGAAAATCGACCCTCGTGCACCTTATCCCCCGCTTTTACCTGCCCAGCGGCGGTACGATCATGCTCAACGGCCACGCGCTGGACGAGTTCACCCTCGACAGTCTGCGGCTGAACATCGGCATGGTTTCGCAGGACACCTTCCTTTTCAACACCTCGGTGGCCGAAAACATCGCTTACGGCCGCGAGGCGCTGGACATGGACAAAGTCCAGGAGGCGGCCAAGGCGGCCTATGCCCACGAATTCATTCTGCAACTGCAGCAGGGGTACGAAACAATCATCGGCGAGCGAGGCGTCAAGCTCTCTGGCGGTCAGAAGCAGCGGCTGACCATCGCCCGGGCCCTGCTCAAGAATCCGCCGTTGCTCATTCTTGACGAGGCCACTAGCGCCCTGGACACCGAGTCCGAACGCATCGTGCAGAAGGCTCTGGAAAACCTTATGCGGAACCGGACTAGCATCGTCATCGCGCACCGCCTGTCCACCGTGCTCGGCGCGGACCGCATCCTGGTGATGGAGAAGGGCAGGGTCATCGCCGAGGGGCGCCACGACGAGCTTCTTGCATCGTGCCCTCTGTACCGGCGACTGTATTCCATGCAATTTATGGATATGACCGAAGACGGTCCCAGGACCTGCGACCAAGCCGTCCAGGCGGCGTTGGGTTAG
- the fsa gene encoding fructose-6-phosphate aldolase, translating into MKFFIDTANLEEIRKAKEYGLIDGVTTNPTLLAREGADWKKQMELICKEVDGPVSLEVIGLKADGMIEEARELVKYGPNVVVKIPMTMEGMKAVRHLADMGVRTNVTVCFSAAQALLAAKAGAAYISPFIGRLDHLSQRGMDLVEEIVAIYGNYDFETEVLVASIRHPLHVVEAALAGADVATVPFKVLFDLAKHPMTDLGIESFLTDWKKVFPDG; encoded by the coding sequence ATGAAATTCTTCATCGATACCGCAAACCTGGAAGAGATTCGCAAAGCCAAGGAATATGGCCTCATCGACGGGGTGACCACTAACCCAACGCTTCTGGCTCGAGAGGGCGCGGACTGGAAGAAGCAGATGGAACTCATCTGCAAGGAAGTGGACGGCCCGGTCTCGCTTGAAGTCATCGGCCTCAAGGCCGATGGAATGATCGAAGAGGCCCGGGAACTGGTCAAGTACGGTCCCAATGTCGTGGTCAAAATCCCCATGACCATGGAAGGCATGAAGGCGGTTCGTCACTTGGCCGACATGGGTGTGCGAACCAACGTCACGGTCTGCTTCTCGGCTGCCCAGGCCCTTTTGGCCGCCAAGGCCGGCGCCGCCTACATCAGTCCCTTCATCGGTCGCCTGGACCATCTCTCGCAGCGAGGCATGGACTTGGTCGAAGAGATCGTGGCCATTTACGGCAACTACGACTTCGAGACCGAGGTTCTGGTGGCCTCGATCCGGCATCCGCTGCACGTCGTGGAAGCCGCTCTGGCTGGAGCTGACGTGGCCACCGTTCCCTTCAAGGTGCTCTTCGACCTCGCCAAGCACCCCATGACCGATCTTGGCATCGAGAGCTTCCTGACGGACTGGAAAAAGGTCTTTCCGGACGGGTAG
- a CDS encoding lysophospholipid acyltransferase family protein has protein sequence MRDALYEFAALIGGKLNVASASRLGDLLGRGMWRMLPSRRALAVSAIAERLGVEPDEALRLARESFRHNARSFIEIMLTRRMDLRFIRERLTFADPERVRFLAETPRPVVFATAHLGAWELQAGSLNVYPGKRKVIVVRRPKDRALHEVMTRLRTRPQVDVVPHRQAVMPVLRTLRKGGMAAFLVDHNCTRDEAVFLPFLGRLAAVNVGPALLAVRAGALVVPGFLVRSTGNGYVQHFDEPLDTETLQGDRDARIAATAAFYTEAVERYVRRFPEQWFWMHRRWKTRPPEEDALSPS, from the coding sequence GTGCGCGACGCGCTCTACGAATTCGCGGCGCTGATCGGCGGAAAGCTGAACGTGGCGAGCGCCTCCCGTCTCGGTGACCTTCTTGGCCGGGGCATGTGGCGGATGCTTCCGTCGCGCCGAGCCCTGGCCGTCTCAGCCATCGCCGAACGCCTCGGCGTGGAGCCGGACGAAGCGTTGCGTCTGGCCCGGGAGAGCTTTCGCCACAACGCCCGATCCTTTATCGAGATCATGCTTACGCGGCGCATGGATCTGCGCTTCATCCGCGAACGGCTGACGTTCGCGGATCCCGAACGCGTCCGGTTTCTGGCCGAAACGCCGCGTCCCGTGGTCTTTGCCACGGCGCATCTTGGCGCATGGGAGCTTCAGGCCGGATCGCTGAACGTCTATCCGGGCAAACGCAAGGTCATCGTGGTGCGCCGCCCTAAGGACAGGGCTCTGCATGAAGTCATGACCCGGCTGCGCACCCGTCCACAGGTGGACGTGGTTCCGCATCGTCAGGCCGTGATGCCCGTGCTGCGCACCCTGCGCAAGGGCGGCATGGCCGCTTTTCTGGTGGATCACAACTGCACCCGCGATGAGGCCGTCTTCCTGCCGTTCCTCGGGCGGCTCGCGGCCGTGAACGTGGGGCCGGCGCTCCTGGCCGTGCGCGCGGGCGCTCTGGTGGTTCCCGGTTTTTTGGTCAGATCGACCGGCAATGGCTACGTGCAACATTTCGACGAGCCTTTGGACACTGAAACGCTCCAGGGAGACCGCGACGCCCGGATCGCCGCCACGGCGGCGTTTTACACAGAGGCGGTGGAGCGATACGTGCGCCGCTTTCCCGAACAGTGGTTCTGGATGCACCGCCGCTGGAAGACCCGCCCTCCCGAAGAGGACGCCCTGTCTCCCTCCTGA
- a CDS encoding lysophospholipid acyltransferase family protein gives MAVKLDPKLLGRLIAWVYRLWCATLRYEPIGQEALAAHQAQGKRLVYCLWHDELFALTGLGIRQQHRLVTVVSQSRDGEFLAQIINRLGYATARGSSRRGGLQAMREAIQLMRDDGRDAVITVDGPKGPRHKPKEGAIYIASKVGGLIVPVRLVMHTRFVFTKSWDRFQLPLPFSRVTIHFGEAYAPKEGKLDAAAMAEECTRLEERLGALV, from the coding sequence GTGGCCGTCAAGCTCGATCCGAAGCTGCTCGGCAGGCTGATCGCTTGGGTGTACCGTTTGTGGTGCGCCACGCTCCGCTACGAGCCGATCGGCCAGGAGGCGTTGGCCGCCCACCAAGCCCAGGGAAAGAGACTCGTCTATTGCCTGTGGCACGACGAGCTTTTCGCTCTGACCGGACTCGGCATCCGCCAACAGCATCGTCTCGTGACCGTGGTCAGCCAGAGCAGGGATGGTGAGTTCCTGGCCCAGATCATCAACCGCCTGGGGTATGCCACAGCGCGCGGTTCGAGCCGTCGGGGTGGTCTTCAGGCCATGCGCGAGGCGATTCAACTCATGCGTGACGACGGGCGCGATGCGGTGATCACCGTGGACGGACCAAAGGGACCGCGTCACAAGCCCAAGGAAGGGGCCATCTACATCGCCTCGAAGGTCGGGGGACTCATCGTCCCGGTGCGGCTCGTCATGCATACCCGCTTCGTCTTCACGAAATCCTGGGACCGTTTTCAGCTCCCGCTGCCGTTCTCGCGCGTGACCATACATTTCGGCGAGGCCTACGCTCCCAAGGAAGGGAAACTCGACGCCGCGGCCATGGCCGAGGAATGCACGCGCCTGGAGGAGCGCCTTGGCGCTCTTGTCTGA
- a CDS encoding polysaccharide deacetylase family protein has product MALLSEFTPGRSSVPVLCYHNIGGNGVPEESFAAQMDWLAARGVRSLTLAGVEAFLRGEPLREPSVLLTFDDGFRDLYTRAAPILRRHGFSCLAFVVPNRIREDHEPGTGEPIMADAAHEAFVLRGDRSAWMSWAEIAELQREGVVEVGSHSLTHRMAPVSEAQAGEVPAHWAYAPWRGQKTFPRLAPELAAPIRVEEQGRLETIEELKARVEENILKSRDELESRLGCEVRSLAWPWGAWRPEGLWAAHKAGIRLCFTLERGPLSPGTDLMRLPRLEVRRAKGLSWFATRMHIYSRAVFARLYSAMRF; this is encoded by the coding sequence TTGGCGCTCTTGTCTGAGTTCACTCCTGGGCGGTCCTCGGTTCCGGTGCTGTGCTACCACAACATCGGCGGCAACGGGGTTCCCGAAGAGAGCTTCGCCGCCCAGATGGACTGGCTGGCCGCGCGCGGCGTGCGCAGTCTGACCCTTGCCGGGGTCGAGGCCTTTTTGCGCGGCGAGCCACTTCGGGAGCCCTCGGTTCTCTTGACCTTCGACGACGGGTTTCGTGACCTCTATACCCGTGCCGCGCCGATTCTGCGCCGCCATGGATTCTCCTGCCTGGCCTTCGTCGTGCCCAACCGCATCCGCGAGGACCATGAGCCGGGAACCGGCGAGCCGATTATGGCCGATGCCGCGCACGAGGCCTTTGTCCTGCGGGGTGACCGCTCGGCCTGGATGTCCTGGGCCGAGATCGCCGAATTGCAGCGGGAAGGGGTGGTCGAGGTCGGCTCGCACTCCCTGACGCACCGTATGGCCCCGGTGAGCGAGGCGCAGGCGGGCGAAGTCCCGGCGCACTGGGCCTATGCCCCTTGGCGTGGTCAGAAGACCTTCCCACGCCTCGCCCCGGAACTGGCAGCGCCAATTCGAGTCGAGGAGCAGGGGAGGCTGGAGACGATCGAGGAACTTAAAGCAAGGGTTGAGGAAAATATTCTGAAAAGCCGGGATGAACTGGAATCCAGGCTTGGCTGCGAGGTGCGTTCCTTGGCCTGGCCCTGGGGCGCTTGGCGGCCGGAAGGGCTTTGGGCTGCGCACAAGGCCGGGATTCGCCTCTGCTTCACCTTGGAACGCGGGCCACTTTCGCCTGGGACGGACCTCATGCGGCTGCCGCGCCTTGAGGTGCGGCGCGCAAAGGGACTCTCCTGGTTCGCCACGCGCATGCACATCTACAGCCGGGCGGTTTTTGCGCGCCTGTACTCGGCCATGAGGTTTTGA
- a CDS encoding DNA translocase FtsK 4TM domain-containing protein: MLALAALFVAAFLGLALASYSHLDPSINRVVSQGHELGNMAGLVGAYASGLLVDFFGVAAWFWPLLFLYFAAASLTERVSLAWWRWVGIVLVTVSVMTWAESATFKASLALGGVVGGGLFGTLLFGVSQTLLRPLGAGLVWLFLFLFGLQLAIGVSWSNALRRLRDNMQGAAQSPKERSVRKGRKPLASDDDETIDVAPVGGRRVTGIPPPPEADTPVVFDAPGLLGRTAREVSRVPSGEGGSSRGGDDLFSFPSLFGRERDEEKMEEPSFAFENEEAPSIESVADDFAFEDFVEEPREASDASAPAAVKAKSRPSKSRPARTPALPRIDLLSPVVQTRSPLDKERLKAMALDLVSCLSDFGVKGDVTAIKPGPVVTMFEVKPAPGTKISRIAGLADDLALAMKALAVRIDAIPGSDAVGVEIPNETREGVALREIFESEAFKGAPSKLALALGKDIQGRAYVADLARMPHLLVAGATGAGKSVSLNTILLSLLYKATPDEVKLLLVDPKRIELSVYADLPHLVHPVVTEMPLAKSALEWAVAEMDRRYQAMALLGVRNIESYNQKLPQADIEAKPQLAELAPIPYLVIIIDELADLMMTAGKEAEMSIVRLAQLARAAGIHLILATQRPSVDVVTGLIKANFPTRLSFQVTSKHDSRTILDMGGAERLLGRGDSLFKPSGGKVVRVHGAYVDEEDIARVVDHWRAQCPQSFEVDFEAWAQEQAGEAVEGEPGAMDADPMYREAVEFVSAQGKASISLLQRRFRIGFNRAARFIEQMELDGMLGPQEGAKPRAVLRGRE; the protein is encoded by the coding sequence CTGCTGGCCCTGGCCGCCCTTTTCGTGGCGGCCTTCCTGGGGCTCGCCCTGGCCAGCTACTCGCACCTGGACCCGAGCATCAACCGCGTCGTTAGCCAAGGGCATGAGCTTGGCAACATGGCGGGGCTCGTCGGAGCCTACGCCTCAGGTTTGCTCGTGGACTTTTTCGGCGTGGCCGCGTGGTTTTGGCCGCTTCTTTTCCTTTACTTCGCGGCCGCCAGCCTCACGGAACGGGTCTCCCTCGCCTGGTGGCGCTGGGTGGGCATCGTTCTCGTGACCGTGAGCGTCATGACCTGGGCCGAGTCGGCCACGTTCAAGGCCTCCCTGGCCCTTGGCGGCGTGGTCGGGGGTGGTCTGTTCGGCACGCTGCTGTTCGGCGTTTCGCAGACGCTTTTGCGCCCCTTGGGTGCTGGACTCGTCTGGCTTTTCCTTTTTCTTTTCGGCCTGCAACTGGCCATCGGGGTGTCCTGGTCGAACGCCTTGCGAAGGCTGCGCGACAATATGCAAGGCGCGGCTCAAAGCCCCAAGGAGCGAAGCGTGCGCAAGGGGCGAAAGCCCCTCGCGTCAGACGACGACGAGACCATCGACGTCGCGCCCGTGGGCGGCAGGCGCGTGACAGGCATCCCGCCGCCTCCGGAGGCCGACACCCCAGTGGTATTCGATGCGCCCGGGCTTTTGGGCCGCACGGCGCGCGAGGTTTCGCGCGTTCCATCGGGCGAGGGCGGTTCTTCCCGTGGTGGCGACGACCTTTTTTCCTTCCCTTCGCTGTTCGGGCGCGAACGCGACGAGGAGAAGATGGAGGAGCCAAGTTTTGCCTTCGAGAACGAGGAAGCACCCTCTATTGAATCCGTTGCAGACGATTTTGCCTTCGAAGACTTCGTTGAAGAGCCCAGGGAGGCTTCCGACGCGTCCGCGCCTGCGGCCGTCAAGGCGAAGTCCAGGCCTTCGAAGTCACGCCCGGCCAGGACTCCTGCGCTTCCGCGCATCGACCTGCTGAGCCCGGTCGTGCAGACGCGTTCCCCCTTGGACAAGGAACGCCTGAAGGCCATGGCGCTCGATCTGGTGAGCTGCCTGTCCGACTTCGGAGTCAAGGGCGATGTCACGGCCATCAAGCCCGGCCCCGTGGTGACCATGTTCGAGGTCAAGCCCGCGCCCGGCACCAAGATCAGCCGCATCGCGGGGCTGGCCGACGATCTGGCCCTGGCCATGAAGGCCCTGGCCGTGCGCATCGACGCCATTCCCGGTTCGGACGCCGTGGGCGTGGAAATCCCCAACGAGACGCGCGAGGGAGTGGCCCTGCGCGAGATATTCGAGTCCGAGGCCTTCAAGGGCGCGCCCTCCAAGCTCGCCCTGGCCCTGGGCAAGGACATCCAGGGCCGGGCCTACGTGGCCGACCTCGCGCGCATGCCCCACCTGCTCGTGGCGGGCGCCACGGGCGCGGGCAAGTCCGTGAGCCTGAACACGATCCTGCTCTCCCTTCTCTACAAGGCCACGCCCGACGAGGTGAAGCTCCTGCTCGTGGACCCCAAGCGCATCGAGCTTTCCGTCTATGCCGACCTGCCGCATCTGGTGCATCCGGTGGTCACAGAGATGCCCCTGGCCAAAAGCGCCCTGGAGTGGGCCGTGGCCGAGATGGACCGCCGGTATCAGGCCATGGCTCTTCTGGGCGTGCGGAACATCGAGAGCTACAACCAGAAACTCCCCCAGGCGGACATCGAAGCCAAGCCCCAACTGGCCGAACTCGCTCCCATTCCATATCTGGTTATCATCATCGACGAGCTTGCCGACTTGATGATGACCGCAGGCAAGGAAGCCGAGATGAGCATCGTGCGCCTGGCCCAGCTCGCCAGGGCGGCCGGAATCCATCTCATCCTGGCCACGCAGCGGCCCAGCGTGGACGTGGTCACGGGCCTCATCAAGGCCAACTTCCCCACGCGCCTGTCTTTTCAGGTCACGAGCAAACACGACTCGCGGACCATCCTGGACATGGGCGGGGCCGAACGGCTCCTGGGCAGGGGCGACAGCCTTTTCAAGCCCAGCGGCGGCAAGGTGGTGCGCGTGCACGGCGCTTACGTGGACGAGGAGGACATCGCGCGCGTGGTGGACCATTGGCGTGCGCAGTGCCCGCAGAGCTTCGAGGTGGATTTCGAGGCCTGGGCGCAGGAGCAGGCCGGGGAGGCCGTGGAGGGCGAACCAGGGGCTATGGATGCAGACCCCATGTACAGGGAGGCCGTGGAGTTCGTTTCGGCCCAGGGAAAGGCCTCCATTTCACTGCTCCAGCGGCGTTTCCGCATCGGCTTCAACCGTGCGGCCCGCTTCATCGAGCAGATGGAACTCGATGGCATGCTCGGTCCCCAGGAAGGCGCAAAGCCCCGCGCCGTGCTGCGAGGCCGGGAATAA
- the lolA gene encoding outer membrane lipoprotein chaperone LolA: MIISRIAAFFSLIFLVLLAGAPVKAESVTAAIQRQYESLDSFQADFLQQLKNATTGRVEEREGSIAYLKPSLIRWETVTPEKELLVVGSDAVWNYVPAEKTAIKNPLATVLGSKTMIRFISGQARLDEDFIVEEQGSEAGLTKLALTPKEPEPSLVQAFVWVDPATNMLKSILLIDFYGNANRVGLDNLVLNPRLSSDLFTFTPPSGVTVQDNTVRQ; the protein is encoded by the coding sequence ATGATAATTTCGCGGATCGCCGCCTTTTTTTCGCTTATTTTCCTTGTGCTCCTCGCGGGGGCTCCGGTCAAGGCCGAGTCGGTCACTGCCGCCATCCAGCGGCAGTACGAATCGCTCGATTCGTTCCAGGCCGACTTTCTGCAGCAACTCAAGAACGCCACCACGGGGCGGGTTGAGGAGCGTGAGGGCTCCATCGCCTACCTGAAGCCGTCCTTGATTCGTTGGGAGACCGTGACCCCGGAAAAGGAACTGCTCGTCGTGGGCAGCGACGCGGTCTGGAACTACGTGCCTGCCGAGAAGACGGCCATCAAGAATCCGCTGGCCACGGTCCTGGGCTCCAAGACCATGATCCGCTTCATCTCCGGCCAGGCGCGCCTGGACGAGGACTTCATCGTCGAGGAACAGGGCAGCGAGGCCGGATTGACCAAGCTCGCCTTGACTCCGAAGGAACCGGAGCCGTCGCTTGTCCAGGCCTTCGTTTGGGTCGATCCGGCCACGAACATGCTGAAGAGCATCCTGTTGATCGATTTTTACGGCAATGCGAACCGGGTCGGGCTGGATAATCTGGTGCTCAACCCGAGGCTTTCCTCCGATCTTTTCACATTCACTCCGCCCTCGGGCGTGACCGTGCAGGACAACACCGTCAGGCAGTAA